The proteins below are encoded in one region of Planifilum fimeticola:
- a CDS encoding ABC transporter permease: MKMRMLPETDYKERKRFKLFNLNLFQFREASLLSIIVVLFILLSLTTPGFLTSENLKTTLIGLTLDGIIAVGMTLVLVAAGVDLSVGSILALSGVLAGYLAYNGMNVWTASLVAMAVSLLAGFLNGFFISRIGLNPLIMTLGMMSVARGVAYVITEGAPVSITGLDPGFLFLGQGEILGIPMLVVILIVVAVIGDVLLRKSVYLRQVYYVGSNEKAARLSGIDVKKVKMMIYIVCALLAGIAGLLSLSRFSVATPTAGMGAELRAISACVIGGASLTGGVGTITGALLGVVLVGLVNNALVLLDVSVYWQSLVTGLVLIVAVTLDVVNNRRKQKKQTI, translated from the coding sequence ATGAAAATGAGAATGTTGCCGGAGACAGACTATAAGGAACGCAAACGGTTTAAATTATTCAACTTGAATCTCTTTCAATTCAGAGAAGCAAGTCTCTTATCCATTATTGTCGTCTTATTTATCCTGCTTTCGCTTACCACCCCCGGATTCTTGACGTCCGAGAATTTGAAAACCACCCTCATCGGGCTGACTCTCGACGGCATTATCGCTGTCGGTATGACCCTGGTGCTTGTCGCGGCGGGTGTCGATTTATCGGTAGGATCCATTTTGGCTTTAAGCGGTGTGTTGGCAGGTTATCTGGCTTATAACGGAATGAATGTTTGGACAGCTTCTCTGGTTGCGATGGCGGTTTCCCTTCTTGCGGGTTTTTTAAATGGTTTCTTTATCAGCCGGATCGGATTAAATCCTTTGATTATGACTCTGGGGATGATGAGTGTTGCCAGAGGGGTTGCATACGTGATTACGGAAGGCGCGCCTGTCTCCATCACAGGGCTGGATCCCGGCTTTTTGTTCCTCGGTCAGGGAGAAATATTGGGAATCCCGATGCTGGTCGTCATTTTGATTGTGGTAGCGGTTATCGGTGATGTTCTCCTTAGAAAGTCGGTTTATCTCAGACAAGTTTACTATGTAGGAAGCAATGAGAAAGCCGCCAGATTGTCGGGGATTGATGTGAAAAAAGTTAAAATGATGATTTACATCGTATGTGCCCTGCTGGCGGGGATTGCCGGATTGCTTTCCTTGTCGAGATTCTCGGTGGCGACCCCCACGGCGGGAATGGGTGCCGAACTTCGCGCGATTTCGGCCTGTGTGATTGGCGGAGCCAGCCTGACAGGCGGAGTTGGGACGATTACGGGAGCCCTTCTGGGCGTCGTTCTCGTGGGTCTGGTGAACAATGCTTTGGTTTTGCTCGATGTATCCGTTTATTGGCAATCGTTGGTTACCGGATTGGTGTTGATCGTGGCCGTTACTTTGGATGTTGTCAACAATCGCAGAAAACAGAAAAAACAAACTATTTGA
- the sdhA gene encoding succinate dehydrogenase flavoprotein subunit: MNEKVIVVGGGLAGLMSTIKLAEAGADVQLFSIVPVKRSHSVCAQGGINGAVNTKGEGDSPWEHFDDTVYGGDFLANQPPVKAMCEAAPGIIYLMDRMGVPFNRTPEGLIDFRRFGGTKHHRTAYAGATTGQQLLYALDEQVRRYEVAGRVTKFEHWEFLSAVLDDEGRCRGIVAQDLRGGEIRAFPADAVILATGGPGIIFGKSTNSMINTGTAASAVYQQGAIYANGEFIQVHPTAIPGDDKLRLMSESARGEGGRVWTYKDGKPWYFLEEWYPAYGNLVPRDIATRAIFKVCVDMKLGINGENMVYLDLSHKDPKELDIKLGGIIEIYEKFMGEDPRKVPMKIFPAVHYSMGGLWVDYNHMTNIPGLFAAGECDYQYHGANRLGANSLLSCIFGGMVAGPNAIKYVRGLEKSAEDLPSTLFEQYRKKEEEKYEQILKMDGNENAYQLHKELGEWMTDNVTVVRYNDRLLKTDEKIQELMERYKRISMIDTSRWSNQAASFTRQLWNMLQLARVITLGAYHRNESRGAHYKPEYPERNDEEWLKTTKATYTPDGPEFDYEPVDVSLIKPRPRRYDVAKEEAAKQ; encoded by the coding sequence ATGAACGAGAAGGTCATCGTCGTCGGCGGAGGCTTGGCCGGTCTGATGTCCACCATCAAACTGGCGGAAGCGGGCGCCGACGTTCAACTGTTCTCCATCGTTCCCGTAAAGCGTTCCCATTCCGTCTGTGCGCAGGGCGGAATCAACGGTGCGGTCAACACCAAGGGGGAGGGAGACTCGCCCTGGGAACACTTTGACGACACCGTTTACGGAGGGGACTTCCTGGCCAACCAACCGCCCGTCAAGGCGATGTGTGAAGCGGCGCCGGGCATCATCTATCTGATGGACCGGATGGGAGTTCCCTTCAACCGGACGCCGGAAGGGCTTATTGACTTCCGCCGGTTCGGCGGCACCAAGCACCATCGGACCGCCTATGCCGGCGCGACGACGGGTCAGCAGCTGCTGTACGCGCTGGATGAACAGGTGCGGCGCTATGAAGTGGCCGGACGCGTCACCAAGTTTGAGCATTGGGAGTTTTTGTCCGCCGTTTTGGACGATGAAGGCCGCTGCCGGGGGATCGTCGCCCAGGATCTGCGGGGCGGGGAAATCCGCGCCTTCCCGGCGGATGCGGTGATTCTGGCCACCGGCGGACCGGGGATCATCTTCGGCAAATCGACCAACTCGATGATCAACACCGGAACCGCGGCCAGTGCCGTTTATCAGCAGGGAGCGATTTACGCCAACGGGGAGTTTATTCAGGTTCACCCGACGGCCATTCCTGGGGATGACAAGCTCCGGCTGATGTCGGAGTCGGCCCGCGGGGAAGGGGGCCGGGTCTGGACCTACAAGGACGGCAAACCCTGGTATTTCCTGGAGGAATGGTATCCCGCCTACGGGAACCTGGTTCCGAGGGATATCGCCACCCGGGCCATCTTCAAGGTGTGCGTCGACATGAAGCTGGGGATCAACGGGGAGAACATGGTCTATTTGGACCTCTCCCACAAGGATCCCAAGGAGTTGGACATCAAGCTGGGCGGGATCATCGAGATCTACGAGAAGTTCATGGGCGAAGATCCGCGGAAGGTTCCGATGAAGATCTTCCCGGCGGTCCATTACTCGATGGGCGGTCTTTGGGTGGACTACAACCACATGACCAACATTCCCGGCCTGTTCGCCGCGGGAGAATGCGATTATCAGTACCACGGAGCCAACCGCCTCGGGGCCAACTCCCTCCTCTCCTGCATCTTCGGGGGGATGGTGGCCGGTCCCAATGCGATCAAGTACGTCCGCGGGCTGGAAAAGTCGGCGGAGGATCTGCCGTCCACCCTGTTTGAGCAATACCGCAAAAAGGAAGAGGAAAAATACGAACAAATCCTCAAGATGGACGGTAATGAAAACGCCTATCAGCTGCACAAGGAACTGGGCGAATGGATGACCGACAATGTGACGGTGGTCCGTTACAACGACCGGCTGTTGAAGACGGACGAGAAGATTCAGGAATTGATGGAGCGGTACAAGCGGATCAGCATGATCGACACCAGCCGGTGGAGCAACCAGGCCGCCTCGTTTACCCGTCAGCTGTGGAACATGTTGCAGCTGGCCCGGGTGATCACCCTGGGGGCTTATCATCGAAATGAAAGCCGCGGTGCCCATTACAAACCGGAATATCCGGAGCGGAACGACGAAGAATGGCTGAAGACCACCAAGGCGACATACACCCCCGACGGTCCGGAGTTTGACTATGAGCCTGTGGACGTTTCCCTGATCAAACCGCGCCCGCGCCGGTACGACGTGGCGAAAGAGGAGGCGGCGAAACAATGA
- a CDS encoding sugar ABC transporter ATP-binding protein, which translates to MVRDDRPILQVKEIHKVFPGTKALSNVSLEFHAGEVHAVVGENGAGKSTLMNILSGVFPPTEGQIILEGEEVQFQSPRQAQEKGIAIVHQELSLCPHLTVSENMFIGRLPKSKLGFVDRNKLREDAIKMLEPFKADIDPDDLVGNLSISEQQVVEIAKALTMDCKVLILDEPTSAITESEANNLFEVIRELKGNGICIIYISHRIKEIFSISDRISVLRDGHYIGTYRTEGMTPDRVVQLMVGRELKNIYPPKSTRGKKEILRVENLSREGVFHQIRFTLYEKEVLGIFGLVGAGRTEMSRALCGIDPKDSGQVWLNGKPVAIDSVSQAIQQGIVYLTEDRKHQGLFLDLSVKRNIVSSNLQAVSSGLFIDPVKEKKMAEHFSEKLNVKTPSLDQSIGSLSGGNQQKTMIAKWLSTHPKVLLLDEPTRGIDVGAKSEIYKMLRQLADDGKGIIVISSELPEVIGICDRVLVMHQGRIVGEVSGERINEEEIIRLASGIVA; encoded by the coding sequence ATGGTTAGGGATGACCGTCCGATTTTACAGGTGAAAGAAATTCACAAAGTGTTTCCCGGGACAAAAGCGCTGTCCAATGTTTCCCTGGAGTTTCACGCGGGTGAAGTGCATGCCGTGGTGGGGGAAAACGGGGCCGGGAAGTCGACTTTGATGAACATATTGTCGGGGGTTTTTCCGCCGACGGAAGGGCAGATCATTCTGGAGGGAGAGGAGGTGCAATTTCAAAGCCCTCGGCAGGCTCAAGAAAAGGGGATCGCCATCGTTCACCAGGAATTGAGTTTGTGTCCGCATTTGACGGTCAGCGAAAATATGTTCATCGGAAGGTTGCCGAAATCCAAATTGGGATTCGTCGATCGAAACAAACTCAGGGAAGATGCGATAAAGATGCTAGAACCCTTTAAGGCGGACATCGATCCTGATGATCTTGTCGGGAACTTGAGCATTTCAGAGCAACAGGTTGTGGAAATAGCTAAGGCGCTGACAATGGATTGCAAGGTTCTCATTTTGGATGAACCAACTTCCGCCATCACGGAATCTGAGGCGAACAATTTGTTCGAAGTGATTAGGGAATTAAAGGGAAATGGCATTTGCATTATTTATATTAGTCATAGAATTAAGGAGATTTTTTCGATTTCGGATCGGATTTCAGTTTTGCGGGACGGCCATTACATCGGGACCTATCGTACAGAGGGGATGACTCCTGATCGAGTGGTTCAGCTCATGGTGGGACGGGAGTTGAAAAACATTTACCCTCCGAAATCGACGAGAGGGAAGAAAGAGATCTTGCGGGTGGAAAATTTGAGCCGTGAAGGCGTGTTTCATCAGATCCGATTCACTTTGTATGAAAAAGAGGTGTTGGGCATTTTCGGGCTGGTGGGAGCCGGAAGAACAGAAATGTCGAGAGCCTTGTGCGGAATTGACCCCAAGGATTCCGGACAAGTTTGGTTGAACGGAAAGCCGGTCGCCATTGATTCCGTAAGCCAGGCCATACAACAGGGAATTGTCTATTTGACCGAAGACCGGAAACACCAAGGCTTGTTTCTCGACCTGTCAGTCAAACGAAACATCGTGTCTTCCAATTTGCAAGCCGTATCCTCGGGACTTTTTATCGATCCGGTGAAGGAGAAAAAAATGGCGGAGCATTTTTCTGAAAAGTTGAACGTCAAAACCCCCAGCCTTGATCAAAGCATCGGCAGCCTCAGCGGCGGCAATCAACAAAAAACGATGATTGCCAAGTGGTTGTCAACCCATCCAAAAGTCCTCCTGTTGGATGAACCGACCCGAGGAATCGATGTGGGGGCAAAATCGGAAATATACAAGATGCTTCGACAATTGGCCGATGATGGAAAAGGGATCATCGTGATTTCGTCCGAACTGCCCGAAGTGATCGGGATATGTGATCGAGTGTTGGTGATGCACCAAGGAAGAATCGTTGGTGAAGTGTCCGGGGAGCGAATCAACGAGGAAGAAATTATCCGTTTGGCCTCGGGCATCGTTGCATGA
- a CDS encoding substrate-binding domain-containing protein, whose translation MSTIAENRKNKLFDFGIYEGVMIAMKRWAYGILILALSLSALVGCTTEKDASSQETSAPYQGSRDEKYVMVTFLSGIEYWKGAFRGMEEAAKNLGVQAEYKGADQYDINQQITVLEQVIAQKPDGILVTAINPDALVAPINKAIEAGIPVVTFDADAPKSKRYAFLGTSNYDAGVTAARELARLSGKKGEVGVVTVPGQLNHEERKRGFVETIQKEFPDMKVVSIQDGKSDQVQAAQVTSAMIQKNPDLVGIFATEASTGVGVGTSVKEANKVGKIHIISFDTDKGTLDMVKSGIIDATLAQGTWNMGYWGMHYLYNLRHDLVHPVSDWKTAKVGPLPPYVDTGVSVVTKANVDFYYPGK comes from the coding sequence TTGTCAACAATCGCAGAAAACAGAAAAAACAAACTATTTGATTTTGGTATCTACGAAGGGGTGATGATCGCGATGAAAAGGTGGGCGTATGGAATTTTGATACTGGCGCTGTCCCTGTCCGCTTTGGTCGGGTGCACCACGGAAAAAGACGCATCCAGTCAGGAAACTTCCGCGCCATATCAAGGTTCGAGGGATGAAAAATACGTGATGGTGACCTTCCTTTCCGGAATTGAATATTGGAAGGGAGCTTTCAGGGGAATGGAAGAGGCGGCGAAAAATCTGGGTGTTCAAGCTGAATATAAAGGCGCCGACCAATACGATATCAATCAGCAAATAACCGTCCTTGAACAAGTTATTGCGCAAAAACCGGACGGGATTCTTGTGACGGCCATCAACCCCGATGCACTTGTAGCACCCATTAACAAAGCGATTGAAGCGGGTATCCCCGTGGTGACCTTCGATGCCGATGCTCCGAAAAGCAAACGTTACGCTTTTCTGGGGACAAGCAATTATGATGCGGGGGTTACCGCGGCTCGTGAATTGGCCCGTTTATCCGGAAAAAAAGGTGAAGTGGGTGTGGTCACCGTACCCGGGCAATTAAACCACGAAGAGCGAAAGAGAGGGTTTGTGGAAACCATTCAAAAAGAGTTTCCCGATATGAAAGTCGTTTCAATTCAAGACGGCAAAAGCGATCAAGTTCAAGCGGCACAAGTGACCTCTGCAATGATCCAGAAAAATCCCGACCTGGTTGGAATTTTTGCGACGGAAGCAAGTACAGGGGTAGGGGTGGGCACGTCGGTAAAAGAAGCCAATAAAGTTGGGAAGATTCACATTATCAGCTTCGATACGGATAAAGGGACTCTGGATATGGTGAAATCAGGGATTATCGATGCCACTCTGGCACAAGGAACATGGAACATGGGCTATTGGGGCATGCATTATCTCTATAATTTAAGGCATGACTTGGTTCATCCGGTGAGCGATTGGAAAACGGCAAAAGTGGGTCCTTTGCCTCCTTATGTGGACACAGGTGTAAGCGTGGTAACCAAGGCAAACGTTGATTTCTACTATCCGGGTAAATAG
- a CDS encoding HAD family hydrolase: MLRAVIFDFDGLILDTESPEYRTFVEMYREHGAELPLQKWARVVGSSDSDFDPYAYLEKCTGKKLDRATLERRRRQRHLDLIKTEEAMPGVREVLMQARSLGWKIGLASSSTRQWVENHLNRLGIRRYFQCIRTKEDVERTKPDPALYRQAVRCLGVDPSEAVALEDSPNGALAAKRAGLRCIVVPNSVTRRLDFGKVDLRLNSLKQLDLEALAERWDRAG; this comes from the coding sequence ATGTTGCGGGCGGTGATCTTTGACTTTGACGGGCTGATCCTGGACACGGAGTCCCCGGAATACCGGACGTTTGTGGAGATGTACCGCGAGCACGGCGCGGAGCTTCCACTCCAAAAGTGGGCACGGGTGGTCGGCAGTTCGGACAGCGATTTCGATCCCTATGCCTATCTGGAGAAGTGCACCGGCAAAAAACTGGACCGGGCAACCCTGGAGAGGAGGCGGAGACAACGCCACCTCGACCTGATCAAAACGGAGGAAGCCATGCCCGGGGTGCGAGAGGTCCTGATGCAGGCCCGTTCCCTCGGATGGAAAATCGGTTTGGCCTCCAGCTCCACGCGGCAGTGGGTGGAGAATCATCTGAACAGGTTGGGCATCCGGAGATACTTTCAGTGTATCCGCACCAAGGAGGACGTGGAGCGGACCAAACCGGATCCTGCTCTGTACCGCCAAGCGGTCCGCTGTCTCGGGGTGGACCCGTCGGAGGCCGTGGCACTGGAGGATTCCCCCAATGGTGCCCTGGCCGCCAAGCGGGCGGGTTTGAGATGCATTGTGGTTCCCAATTCCGTGACCCGGCGATTAGATTTTGGAAAAGTCGATTTGCGTCTCAATTCCCTGAAACAATTGGACTTGGAGGCATTGGCCGAAAGGTGGGATCGCGCGGGGTAA
- a CDS encoding DNA alkylation repair protein, with the protein MSKPYLCPSCGTNRTRFNLIEQVVHPVKKDPHTGEITETIGMDDPLQIPYTGEPLRVQCGVCGLVEPEERFVKTAQSNPFPAGINA; encoded by the coding sequence ATGTCCAAACCCTATCTCTGTCCTTCCTGCGGAACCAACCGGACCCGGTTCAACCTGATCGAGCAGGTGGTGCACCCGGTGAAAAAAGATCCCCACACCGGCGAAATCACGGAAACGATCGGAATGGACGACCCGCTTCAGATTCCCTACACCGGCGAGCCCCTTCGGGTCCAATGCGGCGTTTGCGGTTTGGTGGAACCGGAAGAACGATTCGTCAAAACGGCGCAAAGCAACCCTTTTCCCGCCGGCATCAACGCCTGA
- a CDS encoding fumarate hydratase, with protein sequence MRAFKDSILELITETSTNLPPDVRAAIRAAKEREDAGTRAALALSTISDNIRMAEENVSPICQDTGLPTFEIRVPVGANQIEMSRAIREAVAEATRRGILRPNSVDSLTGKNTGDNLGPGTPVIHYEQWEKDEIEVRLILKGGGCENKNIQYSLPCELEGLGRAGRDLDGIRKCILHSVYQAQGQGCSAGFIGVGIGGDRTTGYQLAKQQLFRRVDDVNPNPDLAKLESYIMEAANQLSIGTMGFGGDVTLLGCKIGAINRIPASFFVSVAYNCWAFRRQGVIIDPKTGQIEKWLYKDEPKDAPKEKVTPAAAPMMKKSREWHLTPPITEEQIRQLRVGDVVILNGLIHTGRDALHKYLIDHEAPVDLSGGVIYHCGPVMLKNAEGKWEVKAAGPTTSIREEPYQGDIIRKFGIRAVIGKGGMGAKTLAALKEHGAVYLNAIGGAAQYYADCIEDVEGVHFLEFGIPEAMWHLRVKNFAAIVTMDAHGNSLHEEVEKSSLEKLAKFKDPVFA encoded by the coding sequence ATGCGCGCATTCAAAGATTCGATATTGGAACTCATTACCGAAACATCCACCAATCTTCCGCCGGATGTGCGGGCGGCAATCCGCGCCGCAAAGGAACGGGAGGATGCAGGTACCCGCGCCGCCCTCGCCCTGTCCACCATTTCGGACAACATCCGCATGGCGGAGGAAAACGTTTCTCCCATCTGTCAGGATACGGGGTTGCCCACCTTTGAGATCCGGGTTCCCGTCGGCGCCAACCAAATCGAAATGAGCCGCGCCATTCGGGAGGCGGTGGCGGAAGCCACCCGCCGGGGAATCCTTCGCCCCAACTCGGTCGATTCCCTGACCGGTAAAAACACCGGCGACAACCTGGGACCGGGTACACCCGTCATTCATTATGAACAATGGGAAAAAGATGAAATTGAAGTCCGCCTCATCCTCAAGGGAGGCGGCTGTGAAAACAAGAACATCCAGTACAGCCTCCCCTGCGAACTGGAAGGACTGGGACGCGCCGGGCGCGATCTGGACGGCATCCGGAAATGCATTCTGCACAGCGTCTACCAGGCCCAGGGACAGGGCTGCAGTGCGGGCTTTATCGGAGTGGGGATCGGCGGCGACCGGACGACGGGCTACCAGTTGGCCAAACAGCAGTTGTTCCGCCGCGTGGACGACGTCAACCCCAATCCCGACCTGGCCAAGCTGGAATCCTACATCATGGAAGCCGCCAACCAATTGAGCATCGGTACCATGGGCTTCGGCGGAGACGTCACACTCCTGGGGTGCAAGATCGGGGCGATCAACCGCATTCCCGCCAGCTTTTTCGTCTCGGTGGCCTACAACTGCTGGGCTTTCCGCCGGCAGGGCGTGATCATCGATCCGAAAACCGGTCAAATCGAAAAATGGTTGTACAAGGACGAACCGAAGGATGCCCCGAAGGAAAAGGTGACCCCGGCCGCCGCCCCCATGATGAAAAAATCCCGGGAATGGCACCTCACACCTCCCATCACCGAAGAGCAGATCCGGCAGCTCCGCGTCGGCGACGTGGTCATTCTGAACGGACTGATCCACACCGGCCGCGACGCCCTCCACAAGTATCTGATCGACCACGAGGCTCCGGTGGATCTGTCGGGGGGCGTGATCTACCACTGCGGCCCGGTGATGCTGAAAAACGCGGAAGGCAAATGGGAAGTCAAGGCGGCCGGACCCACCACCAGCATCCGGGAGGAGCCCTATCAAGGGGATATCATCCGCAAATTCGGGATTCGGGCGGTGATCGGCAAGGGCGGCATGGGCGCCAAGACCCTGGCCGCCTTGAAGGAGCACGGCGCCGTTTACCTGAACGCCATCGGCGGTGCGGCCCAATACTACGCCGACTGCATCGAGGATGTGGAAGGGGTCCACTTCCTGGAGTTCGGCATTCCCGAAGCCATGTGGCACCTGCGTGTGAAAAACTTCGCGGCCATCGTCACGATGGACGCCCACGGAAACAGCCTCCACGAGGAAGTGGAAAAAAGTTCGCTGGAGAAGCTGGCAAAGTTCAAGGATCCGGTGTTCGCTTAA
- the sdhB gene encoding succinate dehydrogenase iron-sulfur subunit: protein MSEQTVHLIITRQAGPNEQPYTEEFKLPYRKNMNIISALMEIQRNPVNAKGEKTTPVVWESNCLEEVCGACSMVINGKPRQACTALIDHLEQPIRLEPMRTFPVVRDLIVDRSRMFDALKRVKAWIPIDGTYDLGPGPRMPETERQMRYELSKCMTCGVCLEACPNVNSRSNFMGPFVISQVRLFNSHPTGAMNKDERLEALLGEGGLQECGNSQNCVQSCPKGIPLTTSIAAMNREATRFLFRKWLSN from the coding sequence ATGAGCGAACAGACGGTGCATCTCATCATCACCCGCCAGGCTGGGCCGAATGAACAGCCGTACACGGAGGAGTTCAAGCTGCCGTACCGGAAGAACATGAACATCATTTCGGCGCTGATGGAGATTCAACGGAATCCGGTCAACGCCAAAGGGGAAAAAACCACTCCGGTGGTCTGGGAATCCAACTGCCTGGAAGAGGTGTGCGGCGCCTGCTCGATGGTGATCAACGGGAAACCGCGTCAGGCGTGCACCGCCTTGATCGATCACCTGGAACAGCCCATCCGGCTGGAACCGATGCGGACCTTCCCCGTTGTCCGGGATCTGATCGTGGACCGCAGCCGGATGTTTGATGCGCTGAAGCGGGTCAAAGCCTGGATTCCCATCGACGGCACCTATGATCTGGGGCCGGGGCCGCGCATGCCGGAGACGGAGCGCCAGATGCGCTACGAGTTGTCCAAGTGCATGACCTGCGGTGTCTGCCTGGAAGCGTGCCCCAATGTGAATTCCCGTTCCAATTTCATGGGGCCCTTCGTGATCAGCCAAGTCCGGCTGTTCAACTCTCACCCGACCGGGGCCATGAACAAGGACGAGCGGCTGGAAGCCCTCCTGGGCGAGGGTGGATTGCAGGAATGCGGGAACTCGCAGAACTGCGTGCAGTCCTGTCCGAAGGGAATTCCGCTGACCACATCGATCGCCGCGATGAACCGGGAGGCCACCAGATTTCTCTTCCGCAAATGGCTTTCCAACTGA
- a CDS encoding helix-turn-helix domain-containing protein produces the protein MTYQKGKPLLTPREREVFELLVQDKTTKEIAQQLFISEKTVRNHISNVMQKLNVKGRSQAVVELVRLGELKI, from the coding sequence TTGACCTACCAGAAAGGGAAGCCGTTGTTGACGCCCAGGGAGAGGGAAGTGTTTGAGCTGCTCGTTCAGGACAAGACAACCAAGGAAATCGCTCAACAACTGTTCATCAGCGAAAAGACCGTACGCAATCACATTTCCAACGTCATGCAGAAATTAAACGTAAAGGGTCGATCGCAAGCAGTTGTTGAACTGGTGCGCCTTGGGGAGCTGAAGATTTGA
- a CDS encoding DUF1002 domain-containing protein encodes MNWKRLRKAGVGALVVALIFSLLPAMAFADAVVGETVVTLGADLTPQQRDAILKEMNVDQNVQIIEVTNEEEHRYLGKYVSKATIGTRALSSSKITLAEKGAGITVKTNNITHITETMYANALITAGVKDAEVYVTAPTKVSGTAGLTGILKAFEEAADTKISDEQKEVANEEMVRTSQLGEKIGDPDKAAQFMMDLKQKVAEEKPDTPAEFRDLIINVSNEYNINLSEKDIDQLTQLLQRLSELNIDWGALSDQVKKLRDNLDEILNSEQTKGFLETLLDWLASLLDALKEIFSSDSA; translated from the coding sequence ATGAACTGGAAACGTTTGCGAAAAGCGGGAGTTGGAGCGCTTGTTGTCGCACTGATATTCTCCCTTCTTCCTGCCATGGCATTCGCCGATGCCGTCGTCGGCGAGACGGTCGTCACCCTCGGCGCCGATTTGACTCCCCAGCAACGGGACGCGATTCTGAAGGAAATGAATGTGGACCAAAACGTCCAAATCATCGAAGTCACCAACGAAGAGGAACACCGCTATCTGGGGAAATATGTGAGCAAAGCCACCATCGGCACCCGTGCCCTCTCATCGTCCAAAATCACCCTGGCCGAAAAGGGTGCCGGGATCACGGTAAAAACCAATAACATCACACACATCACCGAAACGATGTACGCCAACGCCCTGATCACCGCCGGGGTGAAGGATGCGGAGGTGTACGTCACCGCCCCGACGAAGGTGTCGGGAACCGCGGGACTGACGGGGATTTTGAAGGCCTTTGAGGAGGCCGCCGATACCAAGATCAGCGATGAACAAAAAGAAGTGGCCAACGAAGAAATGGTCCGGACCTCTCAGCTGGGGGAGAAAATCGGAGATCCGGACAAGGCGGCCCAGTTCATGATGGATCTCAAACAGAAGGTGGCGGAAGAAAAACCCGATACGCCGGCGGAGTTCCGCGATCTCATCATCAACGTTTCCAATGAATACAACATCAATCTGAGCGAGAAGGACATCGATCAGCTCACCCAATTGCTTCAACGGCTGTCGGAGCTGAATATTGACTGGGGTGCCCTGAGCGATCAGGTCAAAAAGCTTCGGGACAACCTGGATGAAATCCTCAACTCCGAACAGACGAAAGGTTTCCTGGAAACTCTGCTGGACTGGCTCGCCAGCCTGCTGGATGCCCTGAAGGAAATCTTCTCCTCGGACAGCGCCTGA